A single Biomphalaria glabrata chromosome 2, xgBioGlab47.1, whole genome shotgun sequence DNA region contains:
- the LOC106057903 gene encoding UBA-like domain-containing protein 1 gives MDNLKQQVMINQFVHAAGCHAEQAKQFLQAAQWHFEAALSMFFQESTVPSMCRTCNRSHTNGNYPLCTPANTPATPPNFPDALAALAKLTTGDKVFGGSPHPHSSFSYPSPTQQAQPGMAHSPNSMHMQIEANSR, from the exons ATGGATAATTTAAAACAGCAAGTTATGATTAATCAGTTTGTACATGCAGCTGGATGTCACGCAGAACAAGCCAAGCAGTTTTTACAAGCAGCACAATGGCATTTTGAG GCAGCATTAAGTATGTTCTTTCAAGAGTCTACTGTACCCAGTATGTGTAGAACATGTAACAGAAGTCACACGAATGGCAATTACCCG TTGTGCACACCAGCAAATACACCTGCTACTCCGCCCAATTTTCCTGATGCTTTGGCAGCACTTGCCAAACTTACAACAGGAGACAAAGTATTTGGGGGCTCCCCCCACCCTCATTCTAGTTTCTCATATCCCTCCCCTACACAACAAGCTCAGCCAGGAATGGCTCACTCACCAAATAGCATGCACATGCAAATAGAGGCCAACAGTAGATAA
- the LOC106057894 gene encoding E3 ubiquitin-protein ligase MGRN1-like gives MGATLTRNRNNREENRDAASQSAYRYPPKTGSYFGTHFIMGGERFESPQPGEYLFGDSEELNFLGNKPVPFPYPVPTGNDPTKTLKSLVYIRKDSLRLVKASTADKVAVDGHVESTSTSYNIEFILDSDVRCAVRIHYFASEEIINGQVVYHPRDSSLSSETYHFKRGAGQNFNQPNHFIDPSKFPDEEWQYHFDKDVYPIAIHCMVEEEEHAGHAHITYAVVEKSTEGAYTIKPLKQKQLVDGLCYLLQEIYGIENKNMERVKEVDPDDDIEDSGAECVICMSDMRDTLILPCRHLCLCSNCADSLRYQASMCPICRVKFRALLQIRAMRKKIIPTSTHSPQSDSEENTVNQEGVPQGYEAISLIEALNGQVVPPMNTEGVHVQISSPLALFTVEKKGQKEKNLVSGPIEYQKEMDTDKESSKGTLEKKKNKDKVGGPKKNVDTTDVTSTEATSDATPDEVVPRHIIKEAVSPLKSTVVTVRCSADGSITTETKISPIRETELIPAANRKLHEKNFKANINLTQMTCGLSTGDMADDEREDSSEPEPDYDDRDSDDLANTPTTSNQELYSGVSISVSFTELPPALHQYESDSSVKHLQYSSREASSLTDIHHSGTEESSFGSNSSGQALLSSEEQKRSSCEVRSTEEEEYANVL, from the exons ATGGGGGCTACACTTACTAGAAATCGAAATAATCGAGAAGAAAATAGAGATGCCGCCTCGCAGAGTGCCTACAGATATCCACCCAAAACTG gaAGCTACTTTGGAACACATTTTATAATGGGAGGTGAAAGGTTTGAATCCCCTCAGCCTGGAGAATATCTTTTTGGTGACAGTGAAGAGTTGAATTTTCTTGGAAATAAGCCAGTTcct TTTCCATATCCAGTTCCAACAGGAAATGACCCGACGAAAACTTTGAAAAGTCTGGTCTACATTCGCAAAGATTCTTTAAGATTGGTCAA AGCCTCCACTGCAGATAAAGTGGCTGTAGATGGACATGTTGAGAGTACCAGCACATCATACAATATAGAGTTCATTTTAGATTCAGATGTTAGGTGTGCTGTCAGGATACACTATTTTGCCTCTGAAGAAATCATCAACGGCCAAGTTGT TTATCATCCTAGAGACAGTTCCTTGAGCTCAGAAACATACCACTTTAAGAGAGGTGCAGGGCAGAATTTCAACCAGCCTAACCACTTCATAGACCCAAGCAAATTTCCAGATGAGGAG tgGCAGTATCACTTTGACAAAGATGTTTATCCCATTGCGATCCATTGTATGGTTGAAGAGGAAG AGCATGCTGGACATGCACATATAACATATGCGGTGGTAGAGAAGAGCACAGAGGGTGCATACACAATCAAACCGCTCAAACAGAAACAGTTGGTGGATGGTCTGTGTTACCTTCTGCAAGAAATCTACGGCATTGAGAACAAGAACATGGAGAGGGTTAAG gAGGTTGATCCTGATGATGATATTGAAGATAGTGGTGCAGAGTGTGTCATATGTATGTCTGACATGCGTGACACACTCATCCTTCCATGTCGTCACCTATGTCTGTGCAGCAACTGTGCCGATTCCCTGCGCTATCAGGCTAGTATGTGCCCCATCTGCAGAGTGAAGTTCAGAGCCCTCCTTCAGATACGAGCCatgaggaaaaaaataattcccaCATCCACCCACTCTCCGCAG TCTGACAGTGAAGAGAACACAGTTAACCAAGAAGGTGTGCCCCAAGGGTATGAAGCCATCTCCCTCATCGAAGCTCTAAATGGTCAGGTGGTGCCACCTATGAACACAGAGG GTGTCCATGTCCAGATCTCCAGTCCACTTGCTTTATTTACTGTAGAGAAAAAAGGACAGAAAGAAAA gAATTTAGTCTCAGGCCCTATTGAATATCAAAAAGAAATGGATACAGATAAAGAAAGTAGTAAAGGAACGctggagaagaaaaaaaacaaagacaaagttGGAGGaccaaagaaaaat GTGGACACCACAGATGTCACATCCACAGAAGCCACATCTGATGCCACACCTGATGAAGTGGTGCCAAGGCACATTATTAAAGAAGCTGTATCGCCACTGAAATCAACAGTTGTCACAGTCAG GTGTTCAGCAGATGGCTCAATAACTACTGAAACCAAAATCTCTCCAATCAGAGAAACAGAGTTGATCCCAGCAGCTAATAGGAAGCTACACGAG AAAAACTTCAAGGCCAACATCAATTTGACCCAGATGACCTGTGGCTTGTCCACTGGTGACATGGCTGATGATGAACGAGAGGATAGTTCTGAGCCAGAGCCTGACTATGATGATAGAGATAGTG ATGACCTTGCCAACACGCCAACTACCAGCAACCAGGAATTGTATAGTGGGGTTTCCATATCAGTTAGCTTTACGGAGCTTCCCCCAGCTCTGCATCAATATGAGTCTGACAGTTCTGTGAAGCACCTACAGTACAGCTCCAGGGAGGCTTCCAGCCTCACTGACATCCACCACAGCGGCACGGAGGAGTCTAGCTTTGGGAGCAATTCTTCTGGTCAGGCACTCTTGTCATCTGAGGAACAGAAGCGTTCATCCTGTGAAGTGAGGAGCACAGAAGAAGAGGAATATGCAAATGTATTATAG